acagcagcgcttTAGTCATTAAGAGTACTACAAGTGGCTCATATTTTGCGCCGTTTTGATTTCCTTTCGGCTGCTCTCATCTTGTCTTACCTTTTCCGTCTTGGTGCTTCAGCGATTCAAGCCGCGGCGCAACCTCCTCTCACGCCCTCTCACACGGTCTCTCCGCAGTCGCTTGGCTCGGGTGCCTTtcacctttttcttttcgttcccTCTTCTATTCGTTTGCTTGCCATCACTACTTTATCGCATCACACGTCTGTGAGTATGCTTGGATGTGCTTGGGCGTGCTGAGTCGTTGACGCGTCGTtttccgctgcgccgccttgttctttcgctttctttCATATTGGATTGCTTATCGCTTGCTGCAGGCAGTCCtccggtggctgctgctctttCTTTTCAGTGtcgaccccctccccatttTCTATATCTGTCGTTGCCTCGGTGCATTTTCTGTGTAGGCttgcgcttgcgtgtgtctgAGAGAGCGTTAGGCAAGCTGCACAAAGaacagcaacagcgccgCGCATTCCTCTGTACCTCGGCACGCATTCTACGACAAACGCGCCCTCGTCAAGTGACGCAGAgaagcggagaggaggggaagggactCGTTGACAGATACACGTCGCGGTGGACAGGCacgctgcgcacacgcacgctctcTTTCACACCCAACGAACACGCGCTAATCGGTGTGAAAGCGCCAGGTCTCTGTCCTCGGTTGCATCCTTCGTCGTACTGAGCTTGCCTCTGCACAgacaagcacacatacataccAACATAGCTGCCCGTCTCCATACACTTCTCACATCTTGTTGTGCCTCTCATTTCTCCTCGCACTTCCTATtgagcgcctcctctcttGACCGCAGAAAAGGACCGGCAATAACTGAAACGAGGAAAGGCttccttgttttttttttttgtgctcgGATTGCTGAGAGTGAGTGTGCCCGCTTACACGCACGTGAACGTGCTTGCCTGTCTGCGCGCGGCTCTCTCGCCGTCTTtctcctcgtgtgtgtgtgtgtgccccgAGTGCttccgtgcgcgtgtgcgcgcttgtcCCTCGAGTGTGGGGCATCCTCATCATCatcttgtttttcttctcccttcGTTCTATTTTCCTTCCCCCACCGTGGCGATTGTTTCGTGGCTGTCGTGGTGTGCCGTTGGCTGCTTCGCGTGCATTGGCTTGGTCGGTGCCGGGAAgccttctcttcttttcAATCTCGACACTCCTTCATTTTACGGCGTTTTTCACTATTGCCTTCCTGTGTAGTTGTTTTGAAGCGCGGAGGCGAAAGGAAGCTGATCAGCAACGCGAAGTGCAGAAACAGGGCTGTTCATGGGAGTGAGGCAGCAACGACGAAtcgaaaagaagaaggctgatcgcgcgcgcacgtgcgttgCTCTTTGTATGTTTGTTGTCACTCCCGTATTGTGAGTTCTGTGACACAGCCCGGCCTTACTCTTTCTGTGTCACCATCCATTTGCTTTTTccagtttttttttttttcgaccTTTCTCCTTTCCGATTTTGTCGTTTCTCTACGCGACTCTATGTATCTACGCGTCCTGATTCCAGCTGTGCCCTGCGTGTTTCTGCCCTGCgttcgtgcgcgtgtgctcatTGTCGGACACCTCCTTCGACGTTTCGCTCCCCTTCGCAccttttcgctttctcttctttcttgtCTCTTGAATCATCTCGTTGCTCTCTGTCGCACCTTGTCCGTGGCGGGCGGcccttttcgcttttttttgtttgcgtgCCGGAGCCGGCTGCCCGCGAACTTCTCAGCGCCTCATTTCTCAGCGTGGGCCCACCTGTCCACTCCCCACCCgactctccgtctctctgttGGCATCTGTGAAACTCGCGAGTAGAGCAACCGCCACAAGCaaaaaacaaacacacacccacacacacacacacacctacgcACTTACGCACACCGTAAATCCAACATAGATTGGCGAGAAAACCTGCGAGCGCTAACTGCCGTGAAGGCCGCGCGCCCTTTTTTCGTCTTGTGTGCTTTGCTGTGGTGTACAGGTCGTGCTATCACCTCCTTTTCCTGGCCTgtggtgcaggagctgctctTGTCTGGGTTTGGCGACGCCTCTGCAACTGCCTGTGTACCGGCACGGAATCTGCTGCCTTTCTCTCCTTTGGCGATTCTTCTAACCGTGTGGTGGTGCGTCGCTGAGTCTATGCCTTTCGCCCTCTTGAGCTGAGCTGTgacctcttcctctctttgtTCTGCCTCTTGTCGTCTTTCGCTCGGTTCGTTGTCGGTGTTGAAAGACacacgtgtgtctgtctctgtcggTGTCTGCCTGTGGCCGTCGCTCGAGTTCTTTGCTCTTGTCGTTACTTCTTATTTTGTTCTTTGCTTAACGCTTGACACAGGTGCTTGTTTTTGCTTCCTTTGAACGCCCTCTTCCCTGCgctgtttctctttctctccaccCCGCTGCAAGCGTGCGTGCTGGCGTGTGCCCCGGTGGCGTACGTACAACTCGGGTGGCACCGCCTGCAGCGTTTCGGACAAGAGGTTTAGTGAGGCAGCCCTTCTTGCatcatttttttttattgtCGTGTGGCTTCCCTGCGCTTCCTCGAGCATCATGCATCTGTTAGCCGGCCGTTACATTTTGGTGAAGCAGATCGGCAAGGGCGGCTTTGGCGCTGTGGAGGAGTATACGGACGCCATCACAAAGGATAATGTCGCCATCAAAACGATCCCTAGCCGGTACGTAAATCAAGAGAGCCGCCGGCTCGTGCGAGAGATCGATATTATGTGCTTCCTGCACGAGGCTCACCCGCATGTCATCGGATACTTCAGCATCTTTGCCACCAAAGGCACCGCCATACCGCACCACAACGACTCCAACGCGTTCGATGACCCGCTCATGAGCGTTGCACAGACGGCAGAGAACACAGCCTTTGAATTGAACGTGCTGGGCGAGCATTACGCAGGCCTGAACGAGGatgagcggctgcgcctgCATCACGAGGAGCTGATGGCGTTTGTGGCGAAGCTAACCAAAACAGACGAGTTCAACGTTCACATTGTCATGCCGCTCATGAAGGGGGACCTCTTCTACTTTATCCGACTGCTCTCGTCGCAGTCGAGTGTTCAGCGCCTAGGGGTGACGCATCACTTCTTAGCTCAGGTGGCCGTTGTGTTCGCCTTTCAGATATGCTTTGGCCTCGACTACCTGCACCAGTGCTCCATCATCCACCGCGACATGAAGCCAGACAACGTGCTGGTGCGCCTCGACATCACCAACCCGTACATGTCCACCGCGCTGATCGCAGACATGGGTCTCGCACGGGACGCCCAGCATAGCGACACCATCTACATCTGCACTCGGTATTACCGGCCACCAGAGGTCATCACCAGCGTGTCAGGCGGGTCGCCGCGGATCGACATCTGGTCCTTGGGCTGCATCTTTTACGAAATGTGCACCGGGCAGACGCTCTTCACCATGCGGACGGCGCTGAATGAGCGCGGCGAGTGGGACGGCGCCAAGGCGAGCCTGCAGCTCGAGGTAGTTCTCAACACCATTGGCACCCCCGCTGCCGAGGATATTGAGCGCTATATGCCTAGCGGAAACGCAAAGCTGTACTTGCAGCGCAGTGCCGCACGCCCGTCGCAGCTTCGACAGCTGATCGAGCAGAACTGGATTCTGCACACAAGCGATGACGAAAAGGAGAAGTGGATCGACCTCATCACTCGCTGCGTTGCCTTCTTCCCCGAGCAGCGGCCAACGGCCCAGCAGCTCTGCCAACACCAGTTGTTCCGCAACTACAATGTGTTCTACGGCTCCAATGTGAAGCAGTACGCGCCAACGCCGTACACGTCATCCTACTGCGGCTCTTCTGACAGCACCCGCGCGGAGAACAAGGCAGCCATTTTGGCTCTTGTGCAGCGCGCTCTGCGCAAAACGATGCCGCCACTGAACGAGGAGAGTAGCGACGAGGAGTCTAGCTCGctgaacagcagcagcggcagcgccagcagcggcgataACGGGAGCGACGACGAGAGAGCTACCGCGACACAGCCAACCTCCATCAACGACTACGTGTctgccgcccgccgctgctcgacctcgctgccgcgcgacaGCCTTCAGCAGCCCAGTGGCAGTCACGAGAACGAAGAGTCGGGCTCCGTAGCAGAGCCGTTCTCAGCCCTTGACTCAACAAGTACGAGTGGCGCAccagccgcaccaccgccagcgcggcagcgccagggTTACGCCTTGCAGCCGTTTGACAATAGCACCTCGAAAGACTACTGCAACTCTTTcctcgacgacgatgacgagggAGACGTTGAGCGCAACCGCGAGCGGGCACGTGACACCGAGGACGAAGAGTGCTTGCCGGTttttcagcagcagcgccccagTGCTTTCATGGCGCACTATAGTCCTGGCAGTGCCTTCCGCCATAGTCTTGCTTCGCTGCCAGACGGCCcccctgcggctgctgcatctgccactgcggcgccggctgcgcaggcgcagccggAAAAGCGCTTCGCGCACTCTTATAGCTCCGAGGAGAGTGGCCCAGTAGTGGAAGATACGCCGCCGCTGGGACCGAGCGCCACATTCCGCGACCGAATTACGCGGCGTCGGTCGAGCGCCGCCCAAGAGGAGGAAGATCCCAAGCTGGAGTCGATGATGCCGAGCGCGTTCAACCTGGACAACTACCGCGCCGGCAAAGCTCTTGACGTAACAATGAACGAGGAGCCATGCATCCCTGAAAGCGGATCGCCGCAGGCAATGGAGTCTATGCCCGCCGATGACGTCGCGCGACTGCTGGCGGCGTACAACATGCCCTTGGAGGGGAGCAACTACCACGCCATGCTAAGCCGTGCGCAGTCCGTGCCCCCCTCCGCCATGCCCAGCGATCCGTATCATTTCATTTCTCAGTGCCCCattggtggcggtgtggaggcggcgatgctaccgcagcagcagtcctTCCACACTGCTGGATCGCCGAGCGAGGCGAATGGCgagccgcgcggcggcaacgatGGGCAGTGTGGCGCGGACTCTGAAGTCTGCAGCtgggcagtggcgccgccggcgtcgacagTCCCACCTGGCAacggtgccgctgtggaGGCGGGCTCCGATGACCAGTACGACTACTTGGCCGGCACAGACTACTACATTGGCCCTACGCCGAGCAacgtggcgcaggcggcggccgctcgCCAGCCAGCGGAGAAGCATGGCAGCTCGCCATACTCCCTCAAGGAGGCGGATGACATGCGACCTGAgcaagcgcagctgcgcacgcttTCGCACGCGTCACCCTCGCCAACCTATCTGCCCAGCCCNNNNNNNNNNNNNNNNNNNNNNNNNNNNNNNNNNNNNNNNNNNNNNNNNNNNNNNNNNNNNNNNNNNNNNNNNNNNNNNNNNNNNNNNNNNNNNNNNNNNNTAGCAGATGCAGAGCTACGTCAGCGCTACATGTCGTACCGGCACACGCCGCGAAGCATccaggcggcgacgtcgtccgtgctggaggagctgggcGGCTGTACGCACGACGCCGAGCGGTCAAgtgagctgcgccagctgctcaACTACTACACTTCTCTCGAGGTCAAGACCTTGTACGCGATATGAGGGCGGGCCGCGATgcatcgaggaggagctgccgaAGGTGGGCAGGGGAGGAGGCCAGGCGTATCGGCTCCAAGCGTCTTGCTATTTTTCCTTTGCtttgcttctttttctttgctttcaGGTTTTGCGTTTCCCATTCTTACACCCCGGTGAGGAGAGACTTGGTGACGCACACGGGGGCAGCGCACCGCAGGTGCGAGTACAGCACCTCAGGCGGGCctaggtgtgcgtgtgtgcggcgctCTCCGTCACTGTTGCGATTCAAACAAAGTGCTCGTCTTCGTTGGACTCTTTGCTGCACTGCTGTTCCTGTCTCtctgccgccttctcctgctcTCTCCGTTGCGTGCTCACTCCACGCGCCGAGGCTGCCATCCACTCGCTAGCCGACGGGCCTGCCTTTCCTCGTTGTTTTTGCTGCATGTGATGGTACCCATAGAACCAAGTaacttctccctctttcacATGTGCCGCAGGCGTGCATGGATGAGTGCCTGCCTTCCTCATGACTCTGCTTTTACGTGAGCGTGTAGGCTTCGTGTGGCTAGATGGCGGCGCTTCGTTCTTCCCTGAGTATGCTCATCTCTTTCTGTCGGGATTTCTTGTCTCTACTGGTGCCCCTTGCTGACAGGCCGGCGGGCGGGGGCACCCTTCACAGTGGGCGGTATCTCAAGGGTCCAatgcacccctcccccctcccctcgcttGAGCCGTTGACTTGggagagtgagggagagagaagaagcgcgGGGCTGGAGGATGGACAGTGACAGGGAGCAGATGCCACTGCGCCCTCTTGTTGCTCACcattttgtttttcttcgctcCTCTTGCTCCTCCTAGTGCGTGTGTCATCGTATTCAGGGAAGCGGGGCGGCGCCCGTTGGGCGGTGAGCGTGCCGCGGATGACCCGCCGGGTGCGGGAAACACAGGTGAGTATGCATTCATAGAGTCCGGGGCTCCTTTTGCTTCCCTCTCACGGCAGTGTTTTGGCACTTCTTCGTgggcatgtgtgcgcgtcggtgCGCGGACACCGAGGCGATCGGTGCGGTCGGTGGCGTTCTCCTTCCGCCATGAGACCAGGGAGACATGTGAAgagacaaacaaaaagagagggcGACGCACACAGCGGCatgtcagcgccgccacgcgcactCGCCGTGCTTTCGCATTGGAAGGGGATATCGCGAGGAGCGCGTGTGGTGGAGCGCTTTGCTTTAGTGAGCTCgccacttctctctctttccacGTTGGTGGCATGGAGGtcgagaggagagggggaggactGCCGTTGCTCTGCCCTccggcgcgcacgccgacGAAAGAAGGCCCTCTCGCGTATTCCGCTCATTCGCCCAGGTGGAGGACAGCCGTGGCCACGACTTGTGCCCGTGTAAGCTGCCTCATCCTTTATACTTTGCCGATCGTTGTCTCTTCTCAAGCTACtgctctcactctctctctttttcacTGCCTTCAGTCACCCGCGGGCTTGTGGCCCGACGGAAGccctgcggctgccgcacttctttccctcctcctcctgctaGTCTCTTACCTTTTATTCTCTCactctcgttctctcatGCAGGGGCGGACGTGTAGCCTCCCTCACGAGCTGATCCCTTCCCTCGCGCCTTTTCTTCCGCTCCACAGATGTCCTTTGTGTATAGAGGCCTGCCGCGAAGCGAGCGGCTCCTTCCACTGGAGTCCACAGATGTGCTCGGCTCGACGGATTCGTTTCTCCTGCACGTCCTTCACCGTCGCCACGACGGAGACGGGGACGCAGGCGATGCGCCGTGGCGTAGcaagcggctgcgcgagcacGTCTCGTTGTACTGGGATCAGCAGCACACGTACCACTTTTATCAACGCACGCTACTGCACGGGGTGAGATCGACGCGCGGCCCGGTGCGCTTTGCCGGTTTTCCGCAAGTGCGGACTGCGCCGGAGCGCACAGGCGTGGCGTCAAGAGCGGCACACGCTCCGGAATTCGATCGCGCCGAGTGCAGCGGAGCACGAGTCTCAGCAAATGACAGTGCCTTCCCGCCGTCTCAACGTGGCGCggaagccgccgcagctgcatcCTCATCTCCGCCACTATCCGTTGAgggcgcgttgccgccgccacgctcgcTCGCGGCGTGGAACTGGATATCTCTGGTTGCTCCGTAcgagcggctgctgtgccCCTCGCTTCTGTACAGCGCATTgctttctccctctgtcGGCGGCTGCACATCTCTATACTACGCCACACGGCAACCATCGCCAGCACCCGAGGCTGCTTCTACACCTGCTCCCGctgggtgcgcgcgcgcgcggtggagcacgcacacgtgccaATCCTTATGGGCCTTGCACTCCTTTGCTGCCGAGGCTTCGATACCGGTGCAGGAGATGTACGTGATGTGCGCGGGCACGATCATATACCTCGACCTCATCATGACAGCTGGCAGGGTTTGGTCCGAGCTCGAGGGGCTGTGGGGCAGCAACCTCATCGTCGAACTTGAAAGAGAAAACGAGACGGTTCGGACGGGCTGCCCTGACAACAGCGAAACCGAgacgcgcctgcagctgagcTCGTTGAAGTCGTTCCTCTCTCAGCCTCCGCAAACATACGCAGCTATGCTTCAGCACGTGCGTGTCTTGCTGGAAGCTCTCGcaagcaccaccacagcagccacaaGCTCCAATGAGCCCGCGGCGCCCGAAGCGGCGAGCactgctctccctcgccctctcgcGCCGTGGCTTGAGGCTGCTATGGGGAAGGAACTGTGGACCTCTGCCCCAGATACCTGGGCagccggcagcgacagcagtggTGGCGATGCGAGCTCCGTTGTAGTACAAACTCTGAGGCACGCGGTTGCAGAGTGGCTGTCGCGGAGAGGCGCCActgtcaccgccaccacaccaACCGGCAgccgtgcagcgccgctgccaccgcgcgATCTTTGCCTGTCGCGAGGGTCGAACCGCGGTGTGTCCGCCTCTCCCAAGTTAGCCATGCTTTCCAACTGCTACTCCGCGCGTGCAGGGTCTCCCACGCCGCGTGCGGGCACAAGGCGGCAATCTATGACTACCGCCGTTTCCATCACCTTCGAGCCCTTCGAGCCGCACGATACACCTCGCGATCAGCACCCCTTCTTTCTTCCGCCACTTCCTCAAGACCCTGCGTTCATCGCCTTCGCTGTCGTGTGGAGACGCACGCTGCGGCGATGCGTGCTGGAGCCGGACATGCTGCGGCAACGTCTACGCCAGGTGATCCTCGGCTATGCAGGTCAGCGCTGTGAGGAGCTCCTTCGCGAAGCAAGGCAACAGCagttgcagcggcggcaatcCGTGGACTCGTTCACTGTAGCCGGACCACGCGAAGGGCCCTTGTCGACAAGTGCATCAGCAGACCACCCAGACATCATGGGCAAgaacagcgccgccgccgattCCGCTCTTGGTGACGCTACGCTCACATCTTTGCCGTCCTtgcccgcagccgcagcgcctccgtcttTACTGTTGCTCACCTGTGACCCTACTGCTACTTCGTTCCGCGTACTGGGCCCCCGCTGCGGAGAATGGCTGACGTccagccgcggtggtggcggctggAGCGGCTTTCGGGGAGAGCTGTTCCGCTGTGTTggaccgccaccgccgccgttgatGGTCGTGCCATTGCTGAGCGGTACCCGagctgcgcaggcgcgtcgccggctgccgccgtcttcgggcactgcctcctccgctgcagcctctgcgccgtccgcgGAGCAGCTCACCGAGATGTTTGTGGACGGGGCTCTCGAGCTagacagcgccggcggcgtttCTTCGGCGACGTCCGCGGCCCCCGCCTCGCACATTTCGCCCTTGCTGTACAGCGCTGAGGAGTTGGCGGATCGGCTCTGTCGACTTGGCTCGGCGTTGCCTCGCTACGCCACGGAGGTGTGCGGCGACCGTCTGCGCCCTGCCGACGCGAACTTCGTGcgggaggtgctgcagcgtcactgccttccccttcttcttgcttgccagcgccgcggtaTTCAGCAGTGGGGTCTGCGCGGCTGGATGAAGGGCATCGCCCTGACTTTGCTGGACAACAGCGGAGCCGAGTCCCGCGTGATTACCCCGG
This genomic stretch from Leishmania infantum JPCM5 genome chromosome 33 harbors:
- a CDS encoding putative protein kinase; its protein translation is MHLLAGRYILVKQIGKGGFGAVEEYTDAITKDNVAIKTIPSRYVNQESRRLVREIDIMCFLHEAHPHVIGYFSIFATKGTAIPHHNDSNAFDDPLMSVAQTAENTAFELNVLGEHYAGLNEDERLRLHHEELMAFVAKLTKTDEFNVHIVMPLMKGDLFYFIRLLSSQSSVQRLGVTHHFLAQVAVVFAFQICFGLDYLHQCSIIHRDMKPDNVLVRLDITNPYMSTALIADMGLARDAQHSDTIYICTRYYRPPEVITSVSGGSPRIDIWSLGCIFYEMCTGQTLFTMRTALNERGEWDGAKASLQLEVVLNTIGTPAAEDIERYMPSGNAKLYLQRSAARPSQLRQLIEQNWILHTSDDEKEKWIDLITRCVAFFPEQRPTAQQLCQHQLFRNYNVFYGSNVKQYAPTPYTSSYCGSSDSTRAENKAAILALVQRALRKTMPPLNEESSDEESSSLNSSSGSASSGDNGSDDERATATQPTSINDYVSAARRCSTSLPRDSLQQPSGSHENEESGSVAEPFSALDSTSTSGAPAAPPPARQRQGYALQPFDNSTSKDYCNSFLDDDDEGDVERNRERARDTEDEECLPVFQQQRPSAFMAHYSPGSAFRHSLASLPDGPPAAAASATAAPAAQAQPEKRFAHSYSSEESGPVVEDTPPLGPSATFRDRITRRRSSAAQEEEDPKLESMMPSAFNLDNYRAGKALDVTMNEEPCIPESGSPQAMESMPADDVARLLAAYNMPLEGSNYHAMLSRAQSVPPSAMPSDPYHFISQCPIGGGVEAAMLPQQQSFHTAGSPSEANGEPRGGNDGQCGADSEVCSWAVAPPASTVPPGNGAAVEAGSDDQYDYLAGTDYYIGPTPSNVAQAAAARQPAEKHGSSPYSLKEADDMRPEQAQLRTLSHASPSPTYLPS